The following proteins are co-located in the Paenibacillus sp. FSL H8-0079 genome:
- a CDS encoding MFS transporter codes for MALLTRNRGALLLLMFNIFLVFTGIGLVVPIMPAYMDLLHITGFTVGLLVAAFSFTQFLFSPLAGRWSDTWGRKKIIVGGMLIFAVSEFMFGAVNAPVLLFAARMLGGIGAAMIFPAVMAYTADITTEEERGKGMGLINAAITTGFIIGPGIGGYIADFGIRIPFYAAGVAGLLASIITLIILPESARSTGEQSKPIPGLTKVKAPGMVSQLLNSYREPYFFSLIIVFVMAFGLANYETVFSLFVDHKFGFTTKDIAFIITFGSIAGAVVQVSLIGWLLNRFGEKMVISVCLLFVAVFVLLTLFVHTYWLILVVTFIVFLGMDILRPAISTQMSKLAQEQQGFVAGLNSAYTSLGNIAGPIVAGALFDVNINYPYVSAAAVLAICFLLSLRVLRGVKTVKQPKPEM; via the coding sequence ATGGCATTACTAACACGGAACAGGGGCGCATTGCTGCTGTTAATGTTTAATATTTTTCTCGTTTTTACAGGTATTGGTCTGGTTGTGCCGATCATGCCTGCGTATATGGATCTACTGCACATCACCGGATTCACGGTTGGTTTGTTGGTAGCCGCGTTCTCCTTCACCCAGTTTCTGTTCTCCCCACTTGCGGGTCGATGGTCGGATACATGGGGACGTAAAAAAATTATAGTCGGCGGTATGCTGATCTTTGCCGTATCCGAGTTTATGTTTGGTGCGGTCAATGCACCAGTGCTGCTCTTCGCAGCCCGGATGCTTGGTGGTATTGGAGCCGCGATGATCTTCCCTGCAGTTATGGCATACACCGCGGATATTACAACAGAGGAAGAACGCGGCAAAGGTATGGGTTTGATTAATGCAGCCATTACAACCGGGTTTATCATCGGTCCGGGAATTGGTGGGTACATTGCGGACTTTGGCATTCGAATTCCGTTCTACGCCGCTGGGGTTGCCGGTCTGCTGGCATCCATCATTACATTGATTATTTTACCGGAATCTGCACGAAGCACAGGAGAACAAAGTAAACCGATCCCTGGCTTAACGAAGGTCAAAGCTCCGGGTATGGTATCTCAATTGCTGAATTCGTACCGTGAACCATACTTTTTCAGCTTGATTATTGTATTTGTTATGGCATTTGGTCTGGCGAACTATGAGACGGTATTTTCACTGTTTGTGGATCACAAGTTTGGTTTTACGACAAAAGACATTGCATTTATTATTACATTTGGTTCCATCGCGGGTGCGGTTGTGCAAGTATCCCTGATCGGTTGGTTGCTCAATCGGTTTGGTGAAAAGATGGTCATTTCGGTCTGTCTGTTGTTTGTAGCGGTATTTGTACTGTTGACCTTGTTTGTGCATACGTACTGGCTCATTCTTGTCGTAACATTTATCGTGTTCCTGGGTATGGACATTTTACGTCCGGCGATCAGTACACAGATGTCCAAACTGGCACAAGAACAACAGGGCTTTGTGGCCGGACTGAACTCGGCGTATACCAGTTTGGGGAATATCGCAGGTCCAATCGTAGCTGGAGCATTGTTCGATGTGAATATTAACTATCCTTACGTTTCGGCAGCTGCCGTTCTGGCGATCTGTTTCCTGTTATCCTTACGGGTACTCAGAGGGGTCAAAACGGTGAAACAACCGAAGCCTGAAATGTAA
- a CDS encoding DUF3934 family protein has translation MSKAKGKGGTGRGTGKKGWNRWQAAANRAKSTPKPYKSKGTKKKDDTETSSGKPE, from the coding sequence ATGAGCAAAGCAAAAGGAAAAGGCGGCACTGGCCGCGGTACTGGCAAAAAAGGCTGGAACCGTTGGCAAGCAGCTGCTAACCGGGCGAAAAGTACCCCGAAGCCTTATAAAAGTAAAGGTACGAAGAAGAAGGACGATACCGAAACTTCAAGTGGCAAGCCAGAGTAA
- a CDS encoding MarR family transcriptional regulator has product MPVNMDENPLGLILSRTYLAYKKTTTRNLSEQDITPEQFAVLNELSKAGSHISQKKLAELTVRDQTTVGKIIDKLIRKGLVTREEDPQDRRAVLLCLTAEGLEMNNVLTPKAKQQEQEALAECSPEELEAFMIVMNRIYEKMK; this is encoded by the coding sequence ATGCCTGTTAATATGGATGAAAATCCACTTGGACTGATTTTGTCACGTACGTATCTGGCATACAAAAAAACAACAACCAGAAATCTGAGTGAGCAGGATATTACTCCGGAACAATTTGCCGTTCTGAATGAATTGAGCAAGGCGGGAAGCCATATATCACAGAAGAAGCTGGCTGAATTAACGGTTCGGGACCAGACAACTGTGGGTAAAATTATAGACAAGTTAATTCGCAAAGGTCTGGTGACGAGAGAAGAAGATCCACAGGACCGCAGAGCGGTATTGCTTTGTTTGACGGCGGAAGGACTGGAAATGAATAACGTTCTGACACCAAAGGCAAAACAGCAAGAGCAAGAGGCACTTGCCGAATGTTCCCCTGAAGAGCTTGAAGCATTCATGATTGTGATGAATCGGATATATGAGAAGATGAAATAA
- a CDS encoding TetR/AcrR family transcriptional regulator: MNKKQLQTEQTKKKLADASKALFVQKGYKATSIEDIVAATGSSKGNIYYHFKSKEGLFLYLIDEWDREWEASWAAKEHLYRTSTEKIYGLAEQLILDDMNHPLTKAADEFFTGEKKENDIEERISLMFERHLQFNKQMIEQGIESGEFKADNVDNLALILESTIIGLSQMSRGMESDQALALYRQAASVFLHGIAKDKD, encoded by the coding sequence ATGAATAAAAAACAACTTCAAACCGAGCAGACCAAGAAGAAACTTGCGGATGCTTCCAAAGCCCTTTTTGTACAAAAAGGCTATAAAGCGACGTCCATTGAGGATATTGTAGCTGCGACGGGCAGCAGCAAGGGCAATATATATTACCATTTTAAAAGTAAAGAAGGCCTGTTCCTCTATTTAATCGATGAGTGGGATCGGGAGTGGGAAGCGAGTTGGGCGGCCAAAGAACATCTCTACCGCACCTCCACGGAGAAGATCTACGGCTTGGCGGAACAATTGATATTGGATGATATGAATCATCCTTTGACCAAAGCAGCCGATGAGTTCTTCACTGGGGAGAAGAAAGAAAATGATATCGAGGAGCGTATCTCCTTGATGTTTGAGCGGCATCTTCAATTTAACAAACAAATGATCGAACAAGGCATTGAGAGCGGTGAGTTCAAAGCAGACAATGTAGATAATCTTGCGCTCATATTGGAAAGTACCATTATTGGTCTTAGCCAGATGTCACGGGGTATGGAATCCGATCAGGCTCTCGCTCTATATCGTCAGGCCGCTAGTGTATTCTTGCACGGGATTGCAAAAGATAAAGATTAA
- a CDS encoding ABC transporter permease — protein sequence MKSFKEFLKVPQTKIGLVFALIVPLLFVVIWMTGYHQATERVDQLQVALVNEDGTQGTEVQKQIETLAPFQVNVLDSAKEAEQQMNAGNYAMVIVIPEGFADQIGGGTDASLSFYINQGNADVAKSIVEHAANGMTAQMGQGILESKVQVTLNNDSMNSEDLSAAIGQAMAKMNEGPVKAEINKTNSVSDFATSMLPMILGFITYIASMTMNIQFNITSNIMKRNHSKWEIFWGRQMLLLCIAVIVPLIVDTVALQFTDVASSFGALYLYHVLVSLACICFTQMSFALFGNAGPLFNVAMVPLQLMTAGNIIPAEMLAPFYRYIGNFLPASNGVQGFMRLIYNAEAVGGYMVHLLLISIITWGITLLRVGMQKAGNGQMTMTPPASAQAQH from the coding sequence ATGAAAAGCTTCAAAGAATTTCTGAAAGTACCACAGACAAAAATAGGTTTGGTATTCGCGTTGATTGTTCCGTTGTTATTTGTTGTGATCTGGATGACGGGTTATCATCAAGCCACGGAGAGAGTAGATCAACTTCAAGTTGCTCTGGTGAATGAAGATGGGACACAGGGGACAGAGGTACAGAAGCAGATTGAGACGCTTGCGCCGTTCCAGGTAAATGTGCTGGATTCTGCGAAGGAAGCCGAGCAACAGATGAATGCAGGTAATTATGCCATGGTTATTGTGATTCCGGAAGGGTTTGCTGACCAGATTGGCGGCGGTACAGACGCAAGCTTGTCCTTTTATATCAATCAGGGAAATGCGGATGTAGCCAAATCGATTGTGGAACATGCTGCGAACGGAATGACTGCACAAATGGGTCAAGGGATTCTGGAATCCAAGGTTCAAGTGACACTCAATAACGATAGTATGAACAGCGAAGACTTAAGTGCAGCCATTGGACAAGCGATGGCGAAGATGAATGAAGGGCCTGTTAAGGCTGAGATTAATAAAACGAACAGTGTCAGTGATTTTGCAACATCGATGCTCCCCATGATTCTGGGTTTTATCACCTACATTGCTTCAATGACCATGAACATTCAGTTCAATATTACGTCGAATATCATGAAGCGTAACCATTCTAAATGGGAAATCTTCTGGGGACGACAAATGCTGTTATTGTGTATAGCAGTGATCGTTCCCCTAATTGTGGATACAGTAGCTCTACAGTTCACGGATGTTGCGAGCTCCTTCGGCGCTTTGTACCTGTATCATGTGCTGGTGAGTCTGGCTTGTATCTGTTTTACACAAATGAGTTTTGCCCTGTTTGGCAATGCAGGCCCTCTATTTAATGTAGCGATGGTTCCGCTCCAGTTGATGACCGCAGGAAATATTATTCCAGCCGAGATGCTGGCGCCATTCTACCGTTATATTGGAAACTTTCTACCTGCTTCCAATGGGGTACAGGGATTTATGCGTTTGATCTATAATGCAGAAGCAGTGGGGGGATACATGGTTCATCTACTGTTGATCTCAATTATAACGTGGGGAATTACGTTGCTGAGAGTTGGCATGCAAAAAGCAGGTAATGGACAAATGACCATGACGCCTCCAGCATCAGCACAGGCACAGCATTAA
- a CDS encoding trypsin-like peptidase domain-containing protein, which produces MSKRTWSTILSSAIIIGAGAGGVLWIHQHSADELEVGPRLAVVTAKEVVTPQAKSASKTIVKKTRKQIIEESQKKVVTIESSSGLGSGFLYNEQGDVVTNAHVVEGSKEVTIRTLNHEEYKGTVIGIGEETDVAVIRVPDLKEVQPLPIAKSKAEVGDEILALGSPLGFENTVTTGIISGVERSFEIAPYIYTNMYQISAPITNGNSGGPLINAETGEVLGINSTGVKQEAGLGFSIPITSVLKQVQAWSNNSSITKAVQMVGEGTSRLSASSIEAESLVTDFYSYLNLSDYVESYALLGSDWQSGTTYAKFREGYLNTGYVVIGEVSSEDKGNDEIEVTAVITADERRDGDYVTAKYKVTYQVGYENGQLKILHGQGKKMK; this is translated from the coding sequence ATGTCCAAAAGAACCTGGAGTACAATCCTATCCAGTGCAATCATTATCGGGGCTGGGGCAGGAGGCGTGTTATGGATACATCAGCACTCGGCTGATGAATTGGAGGTTGGTCCCAGATTGGCTGTCGTCACTGCAAAGGAGGTTGTAACCCCTCAAGCGAAGTCTGCCTCCAAGACAATCGTGAAGAAAACGCGTAAACAGATCATTGAAGAGAGTCAGAAAAAAGTGGTTACGATTGAGAGTAGCAGTGGATTGGGTTCCGGTTTTCTATACAATGAACAGGGAGATGTTGTGACTAACGCGCATGTCGTGGAGGGATCAAAGGAAGTGACCATCCGTACGTTGAATCATGAGGAATATAAAGGTACGGTTATCGGGATCGGGGAAGAAACGGATGTTGCTGTCATCAGAGTACCTGATTTAAAAGAAGTACAGCCGTTGCCCATTGCGAAGTCTAAAGCGGAAGTTGGAGATGAGATTCTGGCGCTTGGCAGCCCGTTAGGCTTCGAAAACACGGTAACAACGGGAATCATTAGCGGTGTCGAACGCAGTTTCGAGATTGCACCATACATTTATACGAATATGTACCAAATCTCCGCGCCCATCACCAACGGTAATAGCGGTGGCCCATTGATTAATGCAGAGACGGGTGAAGTGCTTGGTATTAATTCAACTGGGGTAAAACAGGAAGCCGGACTGGGATTTAGCATCCCGATCACTAGTGTGTTGAAGCAGGTGCAGGCATGGTCCAACAATTCGTCCATCACAAAAGCTGTCCAAATGGTAGGTGAAGGTACTTCGAGGTTATCTGCTTCTTCTATTGAAGCCGAGTCACTGGTTACTGACTTTTATAGCTATCTGAACTTGAGTGACTATGTCGAATCCTATGCATTACTCGGAAGTGACTGGCAAAGCGGCACAACTTATGCCAAATTCCGTGAGGGGTATCTTAACACCGGTTATGTGGTTATCGGGGAGGTCTCGTCTGAAGACAAGGGTAATGATGAGATAGAAGTCACCGCCGTCATTACAGCAGATGAACGTAGGGATGGCGACTATGTAACGGCGAAATATAAGGTTACGTATCAGGTTGGTTACGAGAATGGTCAACTGAAAATATTACATGGTCAAGGTAAAAAGATGAAATGA